From the Gallaecimonas mangrovi genome, one window contains:
- a CDS encoding TIR domain-containing protein, translated as MPLPQDCPTLLDPQRLQQALALQQQHGVTHVTLSFGARNGGAYFARWLRYQIMQRKGWQQVNSVYLDTECLKMVPGTQITVVDAARPWLVGVASMNGGWKEYYRHAVATSQCMIFVATPEWSNSPFCNMERRYFIYENARRRRLNLPALRGIELAMDGHHINIPGAVTIEAAKEDAEIRYQERHQVTHRANPAAAARFGVALRQTELPQNHNFRGNYTIAGQPLIKLFNHLA; from the coding sequence ATGCCATTACCCCAAGATTGCCCCACACTCCTTGACCCTCAGCGCCTTCAACAAGCACTAGCGCTGCAACAGCAACACGGCGTTACCCATGTCACGCTGAGCTTTGGCGCCAGAAACGGCGGCGCCTATTTTGCCCGCTGGCTACGCTATCAAATCATGCAGCGCAAAGGCTGGCAGCAGGTCAACAGCGTTTATCTTGACACCGAATGCTTAAAAATGGTGCCCGGAACTCAAATCACCGTGGTCGATGCCGCCAGGCCCTGGTTGGTTGGAGTTGCCTCCATGAACGGCGGTTGGAAGGAGTACTATCGCCATGCGGTAGCCACCTCGCAGTGCATGATTTTTGTGGCCACGCCGGAATGGAGCAACTCGCCTTTTTGTAATATGGAGCGCCGCTACTTCATCTATGAAAACGCCCGGCGGCGCCGCCTGAATCTGCCTGCCTTACGAGGTATTGAACTGGCGATGGACGGCCATCACATTAATATTCCAGGGGCCGTCACCATCGAAGCCGCCAAGGAAGATGCCGAGATCCGCTATCAAGAGCGCCACCAGGTCACCCACCGAGCCAACCCCGCAGCAGCGGCCCGTTTCGGGGTAGCCCTAAGGCAGACCGAGTTGCCACAGAACCACAACTTTCGTGGCAACTACACCATCGCCGGCCAGCCACTAATCAAATTGTTTAACCATCTGGCATAA
- a CDS encoding succinylglutamate desuccinylase/aspartoacylase family protein codes for MKIGGVTVLPGSRVEIKLPVPPLYTNAALDMPVTVIRGKKAGPALFVSAAIHGDEINGVEIIRRLLTSSFVKRITGTLILVPVVNVYGYTSKSRYLPDRRDLNRAFPGSAKGSMTSRLAHTFMSEIVANASHGIDLHTGAKHRTNLPQIRTSLNDHEALAMAKAFRVPVILNAELRDGSLRATAAESGCPVLLYEAGEALRFDEFAIRAGLRGVVNVMRHLGMLPAVKAPSRALTPQIAQESRWVRAASSGILLPSKNLGDAVAKSEVIAHITDPLGTTPLAIKSPVDGIVIGQATLPLVHEGEALFNVAHTEKAELVEAALPHFYDNLERLDESDFAPL; via the coding sequence ATGAAAATAGGCGGCGTTACGGTATTACCCGGCAGCCGAGTCGAGATAAAACTACCGGTTCCGCCGCTCTACACCAACGCCGCGCTGGACATGCCGGTTACCGTTATTCGCGGTAAAAAGGCCGGGCCTGCGCTTTTCGTTAGCGCCGCTATCCACGGCGACGAAATTAACGGCGTGGAAATTATTCGCCGTCTGTTAACCAGCTCCTTTGTTAAACGCATCACCGGCACCTTAATTTTGGTGCCGGTGGTGAACGTTTATGGCTACACCAGTAAAAGCCGTTATCTGCCTGACCGGCGCGACCTTAACCGCGCTTTTCCAGGCTCTGCCAAAGGCTCCATGACCTCGCGTTTGGCCCATACCTTTATGAGCGAAATCGTGGCCAACGCCAGCCACGGTATTGACCTGCACACCGGTGCCAAACACCGCACCAACCTGCCGCAAATACGCACCTCGTTAAATGACCACGAGGCCTTGGCCATGGCCAAGGCGTTTCGGGTGCCGGTTATTCTCAATGCCGAGCTGCGCGACGGTTCCTTGCGCGCAACCGCCGCCGAGAGTGGCTGCCCGGTACTGCTGTATGAAGCCGGTGAAGCACTGCGTTTTGACGAATTTGCCATCCGTGCCGGCCTTCGCGGTGTGGTCAACGTGATGCGCCATTTAGGCATGTTGCCTGCCGTCAAAGCTCCCAGCCGAGCCTTAACGCCGCAAATAGCCCAGGAAAGCCGCTGGGTAAGAGCGGCCAGTTCCGGCATTTTACTGCCCAGCAAAAACTTAGGTGACGCCGTTGCCAAGAGCGAAGTAATTGCCCACATAACCGACCCTTTAGGCACCACACCGCTGGCCATAAAAAGCCCGGTTGACGGTATTGTGATTGGTCAGGCTACACTGCCATTGGTCCACGAAGGCGAAGCGCTTTTTAACGTTGCCCATACCGAAAAAGCCGAATTGGTAGAAGCCGCCCTGCCGCATTTTTATGACAATCTGGAAAGGTTGGATGAGAGTGATTTTGCGCCGCTGTGA
- the rimK gene encoding 30S ribosomal protein S6--L-glutamate ligase: protein MKIGILSRNTELYSTKRLVEAAEKRGHEVQVLNHLLCYMNIASHRPSMHYSGKELANPDAVIPRIGASVTFYGTAVVRQFEMMGVYSVNESVAISRSRDKLRSLQLLARKGIGLPITGFAHSTNATEDLIEMVGGAPLVVKLLESTQGKGVVLAETRKAAESTIEAFRSLGGRFLVQEYIKEAGGADIRCIVVGDKVVASMQRQAKDGEFRSNLHRGGSAQSIKITPEERSTAVRSAKIMGLGVAGVDLLRSNHGPLVMEVNSSPGLEGIENATGVDVGGAIIEYIEKNAKPNNTKTKGKG, encoded by the coding sequence ATGAAGATCGGCATCCTGTCCCGAAACACTGAACTCTATTCAACCAAGCGTTTGGTTGAAGCGGCCGAAAAACGCGGCCATGAAGTGCAAGTACTCAACCACCTGCTTTGCTACATGAACATTGCCTCGCATCGGCCCAGCATGCACTACAGCGGTAAAGAGCTGGCCAACCCCGACGCCGTTATTCCGCGTATTGGGGCATCGGTTACCTTTTACGGCACTGCCGTGGTGCGCCAGTTTGAAATGATGGGCGTGTACAGCGTTAACGAATCGGTGGCGATTTCCCGCTCGCGCGACAAGCTTCGTAGCTTGCAGCTGTTGGCTCGCAAAGGCATCGGCCTGCCCATTACCGGCTTTGCCCACTCCACCAATGCCACCGAAGACTTGATTGAAATGGTTGGCGGCGCGCCCTTGGTAGTGAAGCTTTTGGAAAGCACCCAGGGTAAAGGTGTGGTGTTGGCTGAAACGCGAAAAGCCGCAGAAAGCACCATCGAGGCCTTTCGCAGCCTGGGTGGCCGCTTTTTGGTGCAGGAATACATTAAAGAAGCCGGCGGCGCCGACATCCGCTGCATCGTAGTGGGCGACAAAGTGGTGGCGTCCATGCAGCGCCAGGCCAAAGACGGCGAGTTCCGTTCTAACCTGCACCGCGGCGGCAGCGCCCAGTCGATAAAAATTACGCCAGAAGAGCGCTCCACCGCCGTGCGCAGTGCCAAAATTATGGGCCTTGGCGTAGCCGGTGTGGACCTGCTGCGCTCAAACCATGGCCCCTTGGTCATGGAAGTAAACAGCTCGCCGGGTTTGGAAGGCATCGAAAATGCCACCGGCGTTGATGTGGGCGGCGCTATCATTGAATACATTGAGAAGAATGCAAAACCCAACAACACCAAGACCAAAGGGAAAGGCTAA
- a CDS encoding LOG family protein, whose product MESVAVFCGSRLGTNPLFEKTAIALGTLVAKAGLKLVYGGGKVGLMGAVADAALSAGGEVIGVIPQALMDKEVGHKGLSELHVVRDMHERKAMMAQLADGFISLPGGAGTLEEFAEVWTWAMLGYHHKPIGLLNLDGFYTPLLTQAERFVGEGFLDERHQQMLIVETDPAKMLARFTNYQAPLNKWGAKAS is encoded by the coding sequence ATGGAAAGCGTGGCAGTATTTTGTGGGTCGAGGTTAGGTACTAACCCCTTGTTTGAAAAGACCGCCATCGCCCTTGGCACCTTAGTGGCTAAGGCGGGGCTGAAATTGGTATACGGCGGCGGCAAGGTAGGGCTTATGGGCGCGGTTGCTGACGCCGCCCTTAGCGCCGGCGGCGAGGTGATAGGTGTTATTCCCCAAGCCTTGATGGATAAAGAAGTGGGCCACAAAGGCCTTAGCGAGCTGCACGTGGTGCGCGACATGCACGAGCGTAAAGCGATGATGGCGCAATTGGCAGACGGTTTTATTTCATTGCCAGGGGGCGCAGGTACCTTGGAAGAGTTTGCCGAAGTCTGGACCTGGGCCATGCTGGGTTATCACCATAAACCCATTGGTTTGTTAAACCTCGACGGCTTTTATACGCCGCTGTTAACCCAGGCCGAACGCTTTGTTGGCGAAGGTTTTTTGGATGAGCGCCACCAGCAAATGCTGATTGTTGAAACCGACCCTGCCAAGATGCTGGCGCGTTTTACAAACTACCAGGCACCGCTTAATAAATGGGGCGCTAAGGCGTCATAA
- the lysC gene encoding lysine-sensitive aspartokinase 3, whose translation MNIPASRVLKFGGTSVADYDAQGRSAQLVANQSESRIVVVSAAAGVTNALVGLCQAKDPDTAENFRNLIRDRQQHFFEALGEPDALKATYWTLMEELDASGPCKGQKRDQLLSLGERFSSLFFAERLRQMGLPAVQLPARFLIATDNQYGQGEPDITNTRTQVQVALNDHLGEILVTEGFVGADSEGNITTLGRGGSDYSAALLAEAADADWVEIWTDVKGLYTTDPRLAPKAHPLAELSFAQAAELATFGAKVLHPKTLWPAMRSDIPVFIGSTLDASGGTVIRREVTGGERFAALALRKNQTLLKITSPEMLYSYGFLARAFSLLAKHQISVDLVTTSEISIALTLDERGSEQALDQQVLEELKSLGTVEVQEGLALVALVGDNLNSTPKVAAEVFDALGNINVPLICHGASPHNLCVLVDASDGPLAIQRLHERLFEKVSVAAAS comes from the coding sequence ATGAACATCCCCGCTAGCCGCGTGCTTAAATTTGGCGGCACTTCCGTTGCTGATTACGATGCCCAGGGCCGCAGCGCCCAACTGGTTGCCAATCAAAGCGAATCTCGAATTGTTGTGGTCAGCGCCGCTGCCGGTGTAACCAATGCTTTAGTTGGCCTTTGCCAAGCCAAAGATCCCGATACCGCCGAGAACTTCCGCAACCTTATTCGCGACCGTCAGCAGCATTTCTTTGAAGCCCTTGGCGAACCCGACGCACTCAAGGCCACCTACTGGACCTTAATGGAAGAGCTGGACGCCTCGGGCCCTTGTAAAGGGCAAAAGCGCGACCAGCTGTTATCCCTTGGTGAACGTTTCTCCAGCCTGTTTTTTGCCGAACGGCTCAGGCAAATGGGCCTGCCGGCAGTGCAGCTACCGGCGCGCTTTTTAATCGCCACCGATAACCAGTACGGCCAGGGCGAACCCGACATCACTAACACCCGCACCCAGGTACAAGTGGCCCTAAACGACCACCTTGGCGAAATACTGGTAACCGAAGGTTTTGTTGGCGCCGACAGCGAAGGCAATATCACCACCCTTGGCCGCGGCGGCTCAGATTATTCGGCGGCGCTACTGGCCGAGGCTGCCGATGCCGACTGGGTAGAAATTTGGACCGACGTCAAAGGTCTTTACACCACCGACCCACGCCTGGCGCCGAAAGCGCACCCGCTGGCAGAACTGTCATTTGCCCAGGCCGCTGAACTGGCCACCTTTGGCGCCAAGGTGTTGCACCCCAAAACCTTGTGGCCGGCCATGCGTTCCGATATTCCGGTGTTTATCGGTTCAACCCTGGATGCCTCTGGCGGCACCGTTATTCGCCGTGAAGTAACAGGTGGCGAACGTTTTGCCGCCCTCGCCCTTCGTAAAAACCAAACCTTGCTGAAAATCACCAGCCCAGAAATGCTCTACAGCTACGGCTTTTTGGCCCGCGCCTTTAGCCTGTTGGCCAAACACCAAATTTCTGTGGATTTGGTGACCACCTCAGAAATTTCCATTGCCCTCACCCTAGATGAGCGTGGCTCGGAACAGGCGCTGGACCAGCAGGTGCTGGAAGAGCTGAAATCCTTGGGTACAGTTGAAGTACAAGAAGGGTTAGCACTGGTGGCATTGGTTGGTGACAACCTCAATAGCACCCCGAAAGTAGCGGCCGAGGTGTTTGATGCCTTGGGCAACATTAATGTGCCACTGATTTGCCACGGCGCCAGCCCACACAACCTTTGTGTGCTGGTTGACGCCAGCGACGGCCCGCTGGCCATTCAGCGCCTGCATGAGCGGTTATTTGAAAAGGTGAGCGTTGCCGCTGCCAGTTAA